The following are from one region of the Gemmatimonadales bacterium genome:
- a CDS encoding amino acid permease codes for MAERTETPQEGGLVRVLGPLGTTSIVIGGIIGSGIFISPAIVAREIGSPTGALAVWVVAGLIAACGALCFAELSAAVPETGGQYVFLRRGYRSRPLAFLFGWAMFFASFTGAIAAVATAFAEYAGYYLEQVIPYGPGEKRVVAIGLILFLTVINYLSVRLAGAVQNVATGLKLLALAGVIAVCLLLEAPATSPVATVTSVPQSGSGLLAAFGTALIPALFAYNGWTYSAYVAGEVRNPERNLPLSILAGIAIVLVVYLMLNVALLRVLPFEDLQTTTRPAALAMERLLGPVGGGLTALAVMISTFGTANAVLLSCTRTYYAMSKDGLFFKALERIHPRYRTPANAILVQGTLASLFALSGSFETILTYYAFVDFLFGALAVWAVVMLRKHEPDLRRPYRLWGYPLTPLVFAAFSAWYLINTLIQRPLESAVGIVLTLSGIPFYLYWTRRAASRRKDALS; via the coding sequence GTGGCCGAACGGACCGAGACACCACAGGAGGGCGGACTGGTCCGGGTTCTGGGCCCGCTCGGCACGACCAGCATCGTGATCGGCGGCATCATTGGCTCCGGAATCTTCATCTCTCCGGCGATCGTGGCTCGGGAGATCGGGTCTCCGACAGGTGCGCTGGCGGTCTGGGTCGTCGCCGGACTGATCGCAGCGTGTGGCGCGCTCTGTTTTGCCGAGCTGTCAGCCGCGGTTCCTGAAACGGGCGGACAGTACGTCTTCCTGCGGCGAGGATATCGCTCACGCCCGCTGGCCTTCCTGTTCGGCTGGGCCATGTTTTTCGCTTCCTTCACGGGGGCAATCGCCGCCGTGGCGACGGCCTTTGCGGAGTATGCAGGATACTACCTGGAGCAGGTCATCCCGTACGGACCTGGCGAAAAACGAGTAGTTGCCATCGGCCTGATTCTGTTCCTTACCGTGATCAACTATCTCAGTGTTCGGCTGGCGGGCGCGGTTCAGAACGTGGCGACGGGCCTCAAGCTGCTCGCGCTGGCCGGTGTGATTGCCGTCTGTCTGCTGCTCGAAGCCCCGGCAACCTCGCCCGTCGCGACCGTGACCTCGGTGCCCCAATCAGGTAGCGGTCTCCTGGCTGCATTCGGTACCGCCCTCATCCCGGCGCTTTTTGCCTACAACGGATGGACCTACTCGGCCTACGTGGCTGGAGAGGTGAGGAATCCCGAACGCAACCTGCCGCTTTCCATCCTGGCTGGGATCGCCATCGTACTGGTCGTCTATCTCATGCTCAACGTGGCTCTGCTTCGGGTGCTTCCCTTCGAGGACCTGCAGACCACTACCCGCCCTGCGGCGTTGGCCATGGAGCGCCTGCTCGGGCCGGTGGGTGGCGGCCTGACTGCGCTGGCCGTGATGATCTCAACTTTTGGCACTGCCAACGCCGTCCTGTTGTCCTGCACGCGCACCTACTACGCGATGTCCAAGGACGGACTTTTTTTCAAGGCACTCGAACGGATCCATCCACGCTACCGGACGCCGGCAAACGCGATCCTGGTCCAGGGAACGCTGGCCTCACTGTTTGCGCTGTCCGGTAGCTTCGAGACGATCCTCACCTACTACGCCTTCGTCGATTTTCTTTTCGGTGCACTCGCCGTCTGGGCCGTTGTGATGCTTCGGAAGCATGAGCCTGACCTCCGCCGGCCCTATCGCCTCTGGGGCTATCCACTCACCCCGCTCGTCTTTGCCGCCTTCAGCGCCTGGTACCTGATCAACACCCTGATCCAGCGACCGCTCGAATCGGCCGTCGGAATTGTGCTGACGTTGTCGGGCATCCCGTTCTACCTCTACTGGACCCGTCGGGCAGCCAGCCGACGGAAGGACGCGCTTTCATGA